The Acidobacteriota bacterium genome includes a window with the following:
- a CDS encoding 6-phosphofructokinase: MFHGYKNGRKIGIVFSGGPASAANTVISSAALGFINHGFPVIGFYNGFEHLERFEKYNPYSLLDKIHYTLLDASVSRIRNNRGVYLRTSRANPGKEIACIEDIKDPKKIRNLQNILDAFEHLSIGALITIGGDDTLKVANYLNLLGLPLIHVPKTIDNDYFGIPWTFGYWTAVEITKNAILNLKADAESTDSYFIVELMGRKSGWLTYAAGIAGEAVKMVASEDIDGDLDIEAVCEEFVDLIIMRERENKTSGVICVAEGLVDKLADQHRPHEVDKHGNVIFGRAEIAKLLTERTKQIYKKKTGKSKKINNKQIGYETRSALPVSFDVVLGSMLGFGTYKLFQEKKFGHMVSVSDNFEITAIPFTELIDEDTLVTKVRNVPRGSDLFNLKEALSYKPLE; the protein is encoded by the coding sequence ATGTTTCACGGGTACAAGAACGGTCGAAAGATCGGGATCGTCTTCTCCGGCGGCCCCGCCTCCGCCGCCAACACCGTCATATCCTCCGCCGCGCTCGGTTTCATCAACCACGGCTTCCCGGTGATCGGTTTCTACAACGGGTTCGAACACCTCGAACGCTTCGAGAAGTACAACCCCTACTCCCTGCTGGACAAGATCCACTACACCCTCCTCGACGCCTCCGTCAGCCGGATCCGCAACAACCGCGGCGTGTACCTCCGGACCTCCCGCGCGAACCCCGGCAAGGAGATCGCCTGCATCGAGGACATCAAGGACCCGAAGAAAATCCGGAACCTGCAGAACATCCTCGACGCCTTCGAGCACCTGAGCATCGGGGCCCTGATCACCATCGGCGGCGACGACACGCTCAAGGTGGCCAATTACCTGAACCTGCTGGGCCTCCCCCTGATCCACGTCCCCAAGACCATCGACAACGACTACTTCGGCATCCCGTGGACCTTCGGGTACTGGACCGCCGTGGAGATCACGAAGAACGCCATCCTCAACCTCAAGGCCGACGCCGAGTCCACCGACAGCTACTTCATCGTGGAGCTGATGGGGCGCAAGTCCGGCTGGCTGACCTACGCCGCCGGCATCGCCGGCGAGGCGGTGAAGATGGTGGCCAGCGAGGACATCGACGGGGACCTGGACATCGAGGCCGTCTGCGAGGAGTTCGTCGACCTGATCATCATGCGGGAGCGCGAGAACAAGACCTCGGGCGTGATCTGCGTGGCCGAGGGCCTGGTGGACAAGCTGGCCGACCAGCACCGCCCCCACGAGGTGGACAAGCACGGGAACGTCATCTTCGGGCGGGCCGAGATCGCCAAGCTGCTCACCGAGCGGACCAAGCAGATCTACAAGAAGAAGACCGGCAAATCCAAGAAGATAAACAACAAACAGATCGGGTACGAGACCCGGTCCGCCCTCCCGGTCAGCTTCGACGTGGTGCTGGGGAGCATGCTGGGGTTCGGGACCTACAAACTCTTCCAGGAAAAGAAATTCGGCCACATGGTCAGCGTGTCCGACAACTTCGAGATCACCGCCATCCCCTTCACGGAACTCATCGACGAGGACACCCTCGTCACCAAGGTCCGGAACGTCCCGCGTGGCAGCGACCTCTTCAACCTCAAGGAGGCGCTTTCCTACAAGCCCCTGGAGTGA